AATCTCCACTTAATTCTTTACTTGTGATAGGCTTTCCTGTTGTATCATCCATGTAGGTTACTGTCGCTTGTTCTTTGTTGACGGTATACGTCACGGTCTGCTCAATATTTTTACTTTCTGCCGTAAGACCCGTTACTTCTGATATTTCTGTTTGATCTGGAGTGTAGCCAGGAATCGTTGGCGATGCGATTTTGGCAAAGCTCGTTCGATTGTCTTTCGCACTCCACTCACCAAATGTTTTGGTGCCATCTACTTTGTCCGTTGTGACCGTTCGACTAAACTCAACTGGTGTTGCTTGTTGATCTGCATGAGCTTGACTCTTGTCACTATACTGATAGTGCACGGTTTCGGTGATTGTTTTATTTTCTGAGGTGCTTGTTGTACCGTGTTTCAAGTGGACTTCGTATGTTTTGGGACTTCCGTCTTGGTCATACGTCACTCCGTCTTTAGGATATTCGTCTTTTACTAGTTCATATCCTTTGTCTGTCAACTCTTTGATTGTCTCACTTGTTCGGTAACCATCCGTTGTCCCATAATCTCCACTTAATTCTTTACTTGTGATAGGCTTTCCTGTTGTATCATCCATGTAGGTTACTGTCGCTTGTTCTTTGTTGACTTGATATACATAATAAACAACTTGATCCTCATTTAAGAATGCCAGGCTATTGTCACTCATCATTTGCTTCCCTTTAACGCTAGAAACTTGATTTTCGGAACTTATCAATGTATAGCCAGTAATGGATTTAGGCGTGACTTGATAGTTTGGCGATTGACTGGCAATAGAAGAACCTGCAGGATACCCATATTGATACGCCTGACTCGCTAAATCCGTTCCGGTTTTGTCTACATAGCGAACTGTGATTTTACTCTGACCTTCTGCTCTAGCGTTGGATGGAGTAGTATTGGAGCTGATGCCATTCCCAGAAACAGTGGTAATCACTCCATCATCAGATATATTATATTGATTAGCTTGACCAGAAAGCTCATTTTTTACAGATGGGTCAGCAAAATTAAAAGTCGTTTGAATTCCTAAATTTTGAATCACATTAGCACTTGAGAGCACTTGGCTAACCTTACTATTAATTTCATCTGTACGATTGATTTCTTGTGCCTTATCTGCTTGAGTAGCAGCATCATCATTAGGATACAGATCTTTGTAAGTGTATGCTCCTTCTCCAAGAAGTTTCCCGAAATTATAAGCAATGGTATAATTCCCATCTCCATTATTAATTACTACACCAGAATGTTTGCCGGCTGTATTTAACGCTTTTACAATATCTTCATTGCTAGTATTTGCTGGTAACGAAATAATATTAGTCACACCAGTTCCTGCTGGGAAATTACGATCTGTTGAATTATCTCCCTTCACAAGATATGTCCCATCTTCGCTTATTTGAAGAGTTGAGTTGCCCAAATAATTACCTAAATTTATTTGCGTGACATTCGAGCCACTTGTTTGAATTTTCTCAATCGTGATCACATTTCCAGTTGGAATATGCGTATCTCCTGCATTTTGTCCACCGCTTGCTAAAAGATTATTAATGTAGTTTGGATCTTTTATACTTGTTCCTGTATTAATCTGATTTGCACTAGGACTATACGCAAAATCTGCTGTCCTGTAATCTCCACTATCTTTTTGATACGCACGATGAACGGGTACAAAATTAAATGTTGAATTTCCAATTGTTAGTACTATATTTTGAGCGCTGTCTTTTGTCACAAGTGCTGAGGTAATACTTGGCTGCTCGGTGACTGTTGCAGCTATTTTTTTACCAGTTTCCAAACTGGCAAAAGATTGATCTAAGGTTATGATATAAGCCATTTCATCTGTTGAAAACTCAATCGTTCCTACCTGGTCAATGTTTAGCTTGGTGCCTGAACTTAACGCTGAAGCGATTAAAGAAGAGGAATTATTCGTTATCGTAACTGGAATCTTAATTTTACTTCCTTCTTTTAAAGTTCCATCTTGGGTGAGCGTAAAGCCTATTTTGATAGCCGTTAAATGAGCACTTTGTTGCTTAATATTATAGGAGTCCCCATTCTTCATGACTGTTGTTCCATCATCTGCAGTTACATTAACGGTTAGATTGCTCAGTGGTTGCGTATCAGCAGATTGGGCAGATACTGCTGACGCAGCTTTTTCTACTGCATTAGTGTTTGTGAGTTTATTCACATTTTGTTCAGACGAAGCGCTTGTCTGTGACGTTTGATTTAGTCTTGATACTTCTGTAGATGTTGTGGTGCTACTTGTGCTTTCACCACTAGTTGAATCAGTCGTTTGATTTGTGGTTTGTCCTGTAGTTTGACTTGTTTTTTCTACTCTTTCTGCTGCATAAGTCAAAATTGGTCCCTGTAATAGGCTTCCAGTTAAAGAAGTTACAGCGAGTGCTGTCGTAATTACCCTACTTTTGTTTTTCTTTTTCAAAAAAAACCCCTCCATCTTCATTTTATTTTTTATTTTTAGAAAAGCTTGTTAAAAATTATGTTGGAAATTGAATCATTTGATAGATTGTTCAAACTTACTACTAAACAGACTTATTTTTACCCACCAACATTAGCAATAGTTTATCATCTCTCTTACTATTTTTTTGATATATATTTTTAGAAGAAAATTCATTTTTTTATTAAAAATCATAGCTTTTCATATTAACTAATTCTTAATAAGAGCAATATTTTTAATATCATTAGCAGATACTTAAATCAAACAAAACGCTTTCTAAAAAAATAGGGTGTTACTTATTAAAATAAGTAACACCCTATTTTTTATATGAATTCAACGCTTCTTTTTAGCTAAATCGCTAGGAAATACAATGTAACTGAGATCAATCCCCAACAATAAAACTGCTATAAATCCTAAAGTTTGAAAGCTTTCAATAAAAGGTAGAGTCCTTTTATGAATTCCTCCACCAACATAGACGCAGAAAAGTAGTAGAATACCTGTCAAAAGAATCGAGCCACTATCAAGTAAAAAATTTTGCCATTCGTATCTTTTACGTTGCTTTCGTTCAACTGGAAGATAATACTTTGGTGCTTTTCCTTGCCCTAGTTTATAAAGAAGGTAACGATCACACCACGTTATCATTCTGTGCCCCCACATGAAAGAAAACCCTAAATAAAAGGGTCCAATTGTGGAACTAAACGTTGCTTGATTTCCTTGTTTGATATCCCAAATAGTAAAAAATAGTAATAAACTATCGACAAAGAAAACCAGGCTCAGTATCCACGAACTAAGCTTGCGTTTTTTACAACCATACCTTACAACAAAGCCAGCCAATACAAGCCCCCAAAAAACTAGCTCACACCCAACAATTAAATAAATCACATTGATTTTCTCCTTATTTTTCCATTTGCCTCATACCTGCACGTTACATATCATCCAAACGCTACAAAAAAAGTCATCTAATCATGACTTTTTAAGCAACGAACAATCACTTATATACAATTGATTTCCTAAAGGGCTAGTAAACTCCATGGCAATTCCCTTTTCTACCTTATATGGCTCACAAAAAAAGTGACTATTTTCTTTTTCCAATTTTGTATACAATTCCATCACATTATCTATGATAAACCAAATCTTTGGCTCTTCTTTGGGATTGTATGAATTAGACTTTCTCTCTTTATTTTCCATGCTCAAACGGACTCTCCTTTTGGTGCCATCTTATTTACTATTTTCACTCTTAAGCCATTGAGTGGCTTTTTCATAAGCTTGATCTGTTTGAACATCTGGCTCAATAGGACTATTTTTATATACCTTTCCCATTCGATCTTTCAACATCTCCGTTGTTAATTGCATGGTGTAGCCATTGTACATGTTATATTGCCAATTTACTGTTGTATATCCAGCTGTAGGAGTACCAAAGGTTTTTACATTTTTAAGACCTAAAAAGCTCATCGCCGTGATCTCTCCCGAACTTCCAGTTTCCTTGCCAAGCAAAAGAGCAATTCGCAAGTCCTTGATTTTCTTAGCGGAACCAATATCCACAGGTGTTCCTCCACCTGATAATTGGTTGTTTGATAGAGTAACTTCTCGCTCTGAGTGATTTTTGTCAATAGCAAAAACCAATGTTCCATCAGGTAAAATAGGTGCAAGACCAGAAATCATCGGTCCCATATCCCCACCTTGATTCTTACTTAAATCAATAATCAAGTCCTTATAAGAGGTGTTTAGTAGTGCACTTGAAATTTTTTTTGCATACGTTTTAGCTTGTGCCTCACTGCCTACAAATTCTGGAATTTCTATTGTCAAAATTCCTTGATTTACCTTAGCTGTGGGCATTACTACATTCGTTTTATCCACTTGATTCTCTTGGTAAATAGCCGAATGTTTTCCTCCGGCTACTTCCACGGCTTTTGAGAGTGCCGGGAGTGTCTCCGCATAACTTTTCGCTCCCTTTACTTTATGCAATGTTTCTTGTTTAACTTTTTCCCAATAATTGCCTCTAGCAAACAATCCCTTTTGATTCATCTCATTTACCGCAATTGATGCAAATTTTTGCGGTGATGGTGGAATTATGTAAAAATTGAACAACGGCCCGTATTTATATCCCCCTATTCCAAGAATAAG
The DNA window shown above is from Vagococcus entomophilus and carries:
- a CDS encoding mucin-binding protein, which codes for MKKKNKSRVITTALAVTSLTGSLLQGPILTYAAERVEKTSQTTGQTTNQTTDSTSGESTSSTTTSTEVSRLNQTSQTSASSEQNVNKLTNTNAVEKAASAVSAQSADTQPLSNLTVNVTADDGTTVMKNGDSYNIKQQSAHLTAIKIGFTLTQDGTLKEGSKIKIPVTITNNSSSLIASALSSGTKLNIDQVGTIEFSTDEMAYIITLDQSFASLETGKKIAATVTEQPSITSALVTKDSAQNIVLTIGNSTFNFVPVHRAYQKDSGDYRTADFAYSPSANQINTGTSIKDPNYINNLLASGGQNAGDTHIPTGNVITIEKIQTSGSNVTQINLGNYLGNSTLQISEDGTYLVKGDNSTDRNFPAGTGVTNIISLPANTSNEDIVKALNTAGKHSGVVINNGDGNYTIAYNFGKLLGEGAYTYKDLYPNDDAATQADKAQEINRTDEINSKVSQVLSSANVIQNLGIQTTFNFADPSVKNELSGQANQYNISDDGVITTVSGNGISSNTTPSNARAEGQSKITVRYVDKTGTDLASQAYQYGYPAGSSIASQSPNYQVTPKSITGYTLISSENQVSSVKGKQMMSDNSLAFLNEDQVVYYVYQVNKEQATVTYMDDTTGKPITSKELSGDYGTTDGYRTSETIKELTDKGYELVKDEYPKDGVTYDQDGSPKTYEVHLKHGTTSTSENKTITETVHYQYSDKSQAHADQQATPVEFSRTVTTDKVDGTKTFGEWSAKDNRTSFAKIASPTIPGYTPDQTEISEVTGLTAESKNIEQTVTYTVNKEQATVTYMDDTTGKPITSKELSGDYGTTDGYRTSDTIKELTDKGYELVKDEYPKDGVTYDKDGSPKTYEVHLKHGTTSTSENKSITETVHYQYSDKSQAHADQQATPVEFSRTVTTDKVDGTKTFGEWSAKDNQTSFAKIASPTIPGYTPDQAEIPEVMGLTAESKNIEQTVTYTVNKEQATVTYMDDTTGKPITSKELSGDYGTTDGYRTSDTIKELTDKGYELVKDEYPKDGVTYDQDGSPKTYEVHLKHGTVTINPASPGQPGAPINPKDPAGPKWAEDTDCAALTKKVTETVHYVYKDGTKAADDQIETVTFEQERTYDKVTGKEIKEDGWKAVQNRTSFGEKISPKLANYTPNQEKVAAINGITLTSKNVEKTVVYSKEATTQATGASNSGQQVAKKAMQPSNASKKSLPQTGEQTQTNFSILGMIVWAISGMFVYFMKGKKGKSKE
- a CDS encoding S41 family peptidase, which translates into the protein MKKMRVFVGFFLVMIVLILGIGGYKYGPLFNFYIIPPSPQKFASIAVNEMNQKGLFARGNYWEKVKQETLHKVKGAKSYAETLPALSKAVEVAGGKHSAIYQENQVDKTNVVMPTAKVNQGILTIEIPEFVGSEAQAKTYAKKISSALLNTSYKDLIIDLSKNQGGDMGPMISGLAPILPDGTLVFAIDKNHSEREVTLSNNQLSGGGTPVDIGSAKKIKDLRIALLLGKETGSSGEITAMSFLGLKNVKTFGTPTAGYTTVNWQYNMYNGYTMQLTTEMLKDRMGKVYKNSPIEPDVQTDQAYEKATQWLKSENSK